One Danio rerio strain Tuebingen ecotype United States chromosome 13, GRCz12tu, whole genome shotgun sequence DNA window includes the following coding sequences:
- the LOC137487211 gene encoding uncharacterized protein, with protein MKQSCEASRSLSTRPKRQQRLPRYLEDYEVGPIRQQTHVSPHLSVIQHMHGLEGWSSQQGGAATEMAHSPMPRQVQWESDVSEYDNYSPGGSLCSNEPYTEWADTLISHRQERNVQYNVQTESTLPNRHIEAMPSSYAQHWSNQKGERSFATSAQIPMSEQWPMPPPPVQPDFPAQPEVEEYDNWAPPPPWPSAEVLAPPERDEKDMVAIIDKMMNDLQLMKESAASRLTSKGHQASTPMRTEPLHFRKASQPNAIQSQPRISHHYSPVAGSPHVIDHSEPAIPPRHSARPHVVQRASSQYLPYQSSSVRFEEKEYRGPAPKIPFFIHRDPMEFSRLKLALMNLLPADSSELFKYQVLVDHLRLEEACLIADSYINSPMPFSDTMAALNEKFGQPHHVALKKIAAVMDSPEIKRGDTAAFERFALHVQSLVGMLKTLGPEGEAELRCGSHVARLLTKLPTELRANFRRQMFHRSGSTHTLLDLAEWLHYESWCQGYDVSSNTRVQGLLSYKAEKRHSKPAASVLHGAEGSMESKGMRRESQSAFETKGRGKMRPYCPYCDSSEHFLNKCPAIQKLNREDVINWIKANKRCWRCGRSHQAAQCDLKRLCDLCQGKHLRVLHQVNTRPAAEPPKEESCLVNTNAEILYLDRPSASNRVLLKVVRVLLRNKDRTLDTYAVLDDGSERTMLLPEAADQLGLQGKQEDLILRTIRQDVQTLEGSTVSFCISSSAHPRKGFRIRDAFTSQRLSLADHTYPISMLKKKYKHLAGLPIEPFEHVKPLLLIGADHPHLLSPVEPVRLGPPGGPSAICTRLGWTLQGPTHLIPWTTSRQCLLTSVLPQTTELMRNVEKLWQLDVLPFQQDKLVVRSKQDNEAVELLETKTKRVEVSGILRYATPLLRKKDMPLFQATKEVVLPSLRSTEKRLARDPQRANAYSEAIHQLVKTGAVRKLDPSEISADGESWYIPHHLVSHNGKNRLVFNCSYQFRGMNLNDALLPGPTLGASLLGVLLRFREHGVAVSGDIKAMFHQVQLLPEDRALLRFVWRDRREDPPDTFEWQVLPFGTTCSPCCATYALHRHVRDCSDPEDGVKDSVERCFYVDNCLQSLPTAAEAKRLVDRLREVLSSGGFEIRQWACNIPSAISHLPKDARSDSMERWLSHDENGLSESTLGLSWHWESDTLGYKSRPLDYCVLTMRNVYRVLARQYDPLGFVLPYTTRAKLLVQSMWDKHRNWDDPLLPHELQQAWKEWEAELHLLPHLSLPRSYVPAHVDQAIVSRQIHIFSDASEKAYGSVSYMRTEDVQGQVYLSFLAARSRVAPRRQHSIPRLELCGALTAAQLAKMLERELTLKIDEIILWSDSTTVLAWLQSESCRFKVFVGTRVAEIQELTNPDSWHYVDSSLNPADDLTRGKTLEELALPNRWSHGPSFLLKGPHHWPSQPTKLADPDMSECRKSVFCGIISNPDWPSSVQNSQYTTWKDLIEAVAHELHGATDLSNPIAASEYQQAELVIYKKIQQDCFQEELQCLKRGKPVAHSSRLLTLSPELDSEEGIMRVGGRLRRAETLDPGSKHPIVLDPSHPFTKLLMEDYDSRLCHPGPERVYAEIRRRFWILRGRQAIRHMQHQCKECRRWKAKPSVPKMSDLPEARLRLYKPAFYSTGVDCFGPFQIKLGRRSEKRWGIIYKCLTTRAVHLDLIHRMDSDSFLMSLRRFIARRGTPAELYSDQGTNFKAGEKELRESFDSMAAELQQLLAKQKIAFHFNPPAAPHFGGAWEREIRSVKSALYTVIGAQSISDEVLHTVLLEVEAILNAKPLGYTSSNVADVDAITPNVLLMGRPDGALPQMVYNKSEGLSKRRWKHCQVLADHFWSRFIKFYLPTMQQRQKWHTDTADLTVNSVVLLMDPQLPRALWPIGKVIKVHLSADQHVRSVDIQIKDKIYTRPVARLIVLPAIPESDEESAPLS; from the coding sequence ATGAAACAAAGTTGTGAAGCATCCCGGTCCCTATCTACGCGACCTAAGCGACAGCAGAGACTGCCAAGATATCTTGAGGATTATGAGGTTGGACCAATAAGACAGCAGACGCATGTTTCACCTCATTTAAGTGTAATACAGCATATGCATGGACTAGAGGGCTGGAGCTCCCAACAAGGAGGAGCAGCTACGGAAATGGCACATTCACCAATGCCTCGTCAGGTTCAGTGGGAATCGGATGTCAGTGAGTATGATAATTACAGTCCTGGTGGCAGTTTATGTTCTAATGAACCATATACCGAGTGGGCAGATACTTTAATATCACATAGACAGGAAAGAAATGTGCAGTATAATGTACAGACTGAAAGTACCCTACCTAATAGACATATTGAGGCTATGCCAAGCAGTTATGCGCAGCATTGGAGCAACCAGAAGGGAGAACGCTCTTTTGCAACTTCAGCACAGATACCCATGTCAGAACAATGGCCAATGCCACCTCCACCTGTTCAGCCTGACTTCCCAGCCCAACCTGAAGTTGAGGAGTATGATAACTGGGCCCCGCCTCCGCCATGGCCATCTGCAGAAGTATTAGCACCGCCAGAGCGTGATGAAAAGGATATGGTTGCTATCATAGATAAAATGATGAATGACCTCCAACTCATGAAAGAGAGTGCTGCATCCCGCTTGACATCAAAGGGTCATCAGGCTTCAACACCCATGAGAACAGAACCTCTACACTTTAGAAAGGCTAGCCAGCCTAACGCCATTCAGTCTCAACCTCGAATATCACATCATTACTCTCCAGTTGCTGGCTCCCCTCATGTTATAGATCATTCTGAACCTGCAATCCCACCTAGACACTCAGCTAGGCCTCACGTAGTTCAACGAGCCTCCTCTCAATACTTACCATATCAGTCTTCATCAGTTAGATTTGAAGAGAAAGAATACAGAGGGCCGGCACCAAAAATTCCTTTCTTCATTCATAGAGACCCAATGGAGTTTTCCCGGCTGAAGCTTGCCTTGATGAATCTGTTGCCAGCAGACTCCTCAGAGCTTTTCAAATATCAGGTTTTAGTAGATCATCTGAGGTTGGAGGAAGCTTGCCTAATAGCGGACTCATACATTAACTCACCCATGCCATTCTCTGACACGATGGCTGCATTGAATGAGAAGTTTGGGCAGCCACATCATGTTGCTTTAAAGAAGATAGCTGCAGTCATGGACTCACCAGAGATAAAGCGAGGAGACACAGCAGCTTTTGAAAGGTTTGCTTTGCATGTACAGTCTTTAGTAGGCATGCTAAAAACACTGGGCCCTGAAGGGGAAGCTGAATTAAGATGTGGCTCGCATGTGGCACGGCTGCTTACAAAACTTCCAACAGAGTTAAGGGCAAATTTTCGCCGTCAGATGTTTCACCGTTCAGGCTCTACTCATACCTTGTTAGATTTGGCAGAATGGCTCCATTATGAGTCGTGGTGTCAGGGTTATGATGTCTCATCCAACACACGTGTACAAGGGTTACTAAGTTACAAAGCTGAGAAACGACATAGTAAACCAGCAGCTTCAGTGCTTCATGGAGCAGAGGGCTCGATGGAGAGTAAGGGGATGAGACGAGAAAGTCAAAGTGCCTTTGAGACCAAAGGGAGAGGCAAGATGAGACCATACTGTCCATACTGTGACAGTTCAGAGCACTTTCTTAACAAGTGCCCAGCTATTCAGAAGCTCAACAGGGAGGATGTAATAAACTggataaaagcaaataaaagatGTTGGAGATGTGGAAGATCTCACCAAGCAGCACAGTGTGATCTTAAACGACTCTGTGACTTGTGTCAAGGGAAGCACTTAAGAGTTCTTCATCAGGTGAACACACGTCCTGCAGCTGAGCCACCCAAAGAAGAGAGCTGTTTAGTAAACACCAATGCTGAGATTTTGTATTTGGATCGTCCATCAGCTTCCAATAGGGTGCTGCTGAAAGTGGTGAGAGTACTTCTTCGAAATAAAGACAGAACTCTTGACACTTACGCGGTTTTGGATGATGGGTCGGAGCGCACCATGCTCCTCCCAGAAGCCGCTGATCAATTGGGACTACAAGGTAAACAAGAGGATCTTATTCTTCGCACAATACGACAGGATGTCCAAACATTAGAGGGATCAACTGTCTCATTCTGCATATCATCCTCTGCACATCCCAGAAAGGGTTTCCGGATTAGAGATGCATTTACCTCACAACGCCTCAGCCTAGCAGATCACACGTATCCCATCTCTATGCTGAAGAAAAAGTACAAACATCTGGCAGGCCTCCCGATTGAGCCGTTTGAGCATGTTAAGCCACTTCTATTAATAGGAGCAGATCATCCCCACTTACTCAGTCCTGTTGAGCCAGTGAGGTTGGGACCCCCTGGAGGACCATCGGCTATCTGCACAAGACTGGGTTGGACACTTCAGGGTCCTACTCACCTTATCCCGTGGACAACATCACGTCAGTGTCTACTTACCAGTGTTTTGCCACAGACTACTGAATTGATGCGAAACGTAGAAAAACTATGGCAGTTAGACGTGTTGCCTTTCCAACAGGATAAGCTAGTAGTGAGGTCAAAACAGGACAACGAGGCTGTGGAGCTCCTGGAGACAAAGACTAAGCGAGTGGAAGTTTCTGGAATTCTCAGGTATGCCACTCCATTGTTAAGGAAAAAGGATATGCCTCTGTTTCAGGCAACTAAAGAGGTGGTTCTGCCGAGTTTGAGGAGTACAGAGAAACGGTTGGCAAGGGACCCTCAACGTGCCAACGCTTACAGTGAGGCGATCCACCAGTTGGTGAAGACAGGAGCTGTCAGGAAGCTGGACCCAAGCGAGATCTCAGCAGATGGTGAGTCCTGGTACATACCACATCACCTAGTGTCTCACAATGGTAAGAATCGGCTTGTCTTCAACTGTTCTTATCAGTTTAGAGGTATGAATCTGAATGATGCCCTTCTTCCTGGACCTACCCTGGGAGCCTCTCTGCTTGGTGTtctgctgcgctttagagaacaTGGTGTCGCAGTCAGTGGAGATATAAAGGCTATGTTTCACCAAGTCCAGCTCCTGCCAGAAGATCGGGCACTGCTCAGATTTGTTTGGAGAGACAGACGAGAAGACCCACCTGATACCTTTGAATGGCAAGTGTTACCATTCGGCACGACCTGCTCACCTTGTTGTGCAACCTATGCTCTTCATCGGCACGTCAGGGATTGTAGTGATCCAGAGGATGGTGTTAAGGACTCCGTGGAACGGTGCTTCTACGTCGATAATTGCCTCCAGAGTTTGCCAACTGCAGCAGAAGCAAAGAGGTTAGTAGACAGACTCAGGGAAGTCTTATCATCTGGTGGATTTGAGATTCGGCAATGGGCATGCAACATCCCAAGTGCCATTAGCCATCTACCAAAAGATGCAAGATCAGACAGTATGGAACGGTGGCTATCACATGATGAGAATGGTCTGTCCGAATCAACTCTAGGACTTAGCTGGCATTGGGAGTCTGACACTTTGGGCTATAAGAGTCGTCCATTGGACTATTGTGTTCTGACCATGAGGAATGTGTATAGAGTTCTGGCTCGACAGTATGACCCTCTGGGGTTTGTATTACCCTACACCACCCGTGCCAAATTACTGGTACAGAGTATGTGGGATAAGCATCGCAACTGGGATGATCCACTACTTCCTCACGAGCTTCAGCAGGCATGGAAGGAGTGGGAAGCAGAACTCCATTTGTTGCCTCATCTATCACTGCCCCGATCATATGTTCCAGCTCATGTGGATCAAGCCATTGTCTCCCGACAGATCCATATATTCAGTGATGCATCAGAAAAGGCGTATGGATCCGTTTCATACATGCGGACAGAAGATGTCCAAGGCCAAGTATACCTTTCATTTCTGGCAGCAAGATCAAGAGTTGCTCCTCGAAGACAACATTCAATTCCACGTCTGGAGCTCTGCGGTGCCCTAACAGCAGCACAATTAGCCAAGATGTTGGAAAGAGAGCTTACCTTGAAAATCGATGAAATCATACTTTGGAGCGATTCGACGACAGTGCTGGCATGGCTGCAATCAGAGTCGTGCCGGTTCAAAGTATTTGTGGGAACACGCGTGGCTGAAATACAGGAGCTTACAAACCCTGATTCATGGCATTATGTAGACTCCTCGCTGAATCCGGCGGATGACCTCACACGAGGAAAGACTTTAGAAGAATTAGCATTGCCCAATCGCTGGAGTCATGGGCCATCCTTTCTTCTTAAAGGACCCCATCACTGGCCATCCCAGCCGACAAAGTTAGCCGATCCAGATATGTCAGAGTGCAGGAAGTCAGTCTTCTGTGGTATCATATCCAATCCTGACTGGCCATCTTCAGTACAAAATAGTCAATACACAACCTGGAAGGATCTAATTGAGGCGGTGGCACATGAGCTTCATGGGGCAACTGATTTAAGTAACCCTATTGCTGCCTCAGAGTATCAGCAAGCAGAACTGGTGATTTACAAGAAGATTCAGCAAGACTGTTTCCAAGAAGAGTTGCAGTGCCTGAAAAGGGGCAAGCCAGTGGCACATAGCAGTCGCTTACTTACCTTATCACCAGAACTAGACTCTGAGGAAGGAATCATGCGAGTTGGTGGTCGATTGAGAAGGGCTGAGACTTTAGATCCTGGATCCAAACACCCTATTGTTCTCGATCCCAGTCATCCATTCACCAAACTCCTTATGGAGGATTACGACTCTCGCCTTTGCCACCCAGGGCCAGAGCGGGTATATGCAGAAATACGGCGCAGATTCTGGATCCTGCGTGGAAGGCAAGCAATACGTCATATGCAACATCAGTGTAAGGAGTGCAGAAGGTGGAAGGCCAAGCCATCAGTGCCTAAAATGTCAGACTTACCAGAGGCTCGTCTTCGCTTGTATAAGCCAGCCTTCTATTCCACTGGCGTCGACTGTTTTGGGCCCTTCCAGATTAAATTGGGACGCAGGTCAGAAAAGAGATGGGGTATTATTTACAAATGCCTCACTACCAGAGCAGTACATCTGGACCTCATACACAGAATGGACTCAGACTCCTTTTTAATGAGCCTTAGAAGATTCATCGCCCGTAGAGGTACTCCAGCAGAACTCTACTCAGATCAGGGCACAAATTTCAAGGCAGGGGAGAAGGAGCTTCGGGAGTCATTTGATAGCATGGCTGCAGAGCTTCAACAACTACTAGCAAAGCAGAAGATTGCCTTCCATTTCAACCCCCCTGCAGCTCCCCATTTCGGTGGAGCCTGGGAGCGGGAGATAAGATCAGTCAAGTCCGCTTTGTATACCGTCATTGGAGCCCAGTCAATCTCTGATGAGGTCCTTCATACCGTCCTGCTGGAGGTAGAGGCAATATTGAATGCGAAACCGCTAGGATATACCTCATCTAATGTTGCAGATGTAGATGCTATCACCCCAAACGTCCTCTTGATGGGGCGGCCTGATGGAGCTCTACCGCAGATGGTGTATAATAAGAGTGAAGGACTTAGCAAAAGAAGATGGAAGCACTGTCAAGTCCTAGCAGACCACTTCTGGTCCAGATTTATAAAATTCTACTTACCCACCATGCAACAGCGGCAGAAGTGGCATACTGACACAGCTGACCTCACAGTGAACTCGGTAGTTCTGTTGATGGACCCTCAACTCCCAAGGGCTCTTTGGCCAATCGGAAAAGTCATAAAGGTGCACCTGAGCGCTGATCAGCATGTAAGGTCAGTGGATATTCAGATTAAGGACAAAATTTACACAAGACCAGTTGCCCGTCTCATTGTCCTCCCAGCCATCCCAGAATCAGATGAAGAGTCCGCTCCCCTGTCATGA
- the gng2 gene encoding guanine nucleotide-binding protein G(I)/G(S)/G(O) subunit gamma-2 isoform X1, translating into MATNNTASIAQARKLVEQLKMEANIDRIKVSKAAADLTSYCEAHAKEDPLLSPVPASENPFREKKFFCAIL; encoded by the exons ATGGCCACCAACAACACAGCTAGCATCGCTCAGGCTCGCAAACTGGTGGAGCAGCTCAAGATGGAGGCCAATATTGACAGAATAAAG GTCTccaaagcagcagcagatctgaCGTCGTACTGCGAAGCCCATGCCAAGGAGGACCCCCTGCTGTCGCCCGTGCCTGCATCCGAAAACCCCTTCAGGGAGAAGAAGTTCTTCTGTGCCATCCTGTAA